One window from the genome of Alosa alosa isolate M-15738 ecotype Scorff River chromosome 15, AALO_Geno_1.1, whole genome shotgun sequence encodes:
- the LOC125308365 gene encoding ras-related protein Rap-2b, with product MREYKVVVLGSGGVGKSALTVQFVTGSFIEKYDPTIEDFYRKEIEVDSSPSVLEILDTAGTEQFASMRDLYIKNGQGFILVYSLVNQQSFQDIKPMRDQIIRVKRYERVPMILVGNKVDLEGEREVSSGEGKALADEWNCPFMETSAKNKGSVDELFAEIVRQMNYASTPNGDDQCCSSCVIL from the coding sequence ATGAGAGAATACAAAGTAGTCGTGCTGGGCTCTGGTGGTGTGGGGAAATCAGCATTGACTGTTCAGTTTGTCACTGGGTCTTTTATCGAGAAATACGACCCTACAATAGAGGATTTCTATAGAAAAGAGATCGAAGTTGACTCGTCGCCTTCAGTGTTGGAAATCCTGGACACGGCGGGGACAGAACAGTTCGCATCGATGCGAGATCTGTACATCAAAAACGGGCAGGGATTCATACTGGTGTACAGTCTGGTTAATCAACAGAGCTTCCAGGATATCAAACCGATGAGGGATCAGATTATTCGTGTCAAAAGGTACGAGAGAGTGCCCATGATCTTGGTTGGGAACAAGGTGGATTTGGAAGGCGAGCGAGAGGTCTCTTCCGGGGAAGGCAAAGCCCTAGCGGATGAGTGGAACTGTCCGTTTATGGaaacttcagccaaaaataaaGGCTCGGTCGACGAACTGTTCGCAGAGATTGTCAGACAAATGAACTATGCTTCAACTCCAAATGGGGACGACCAGTGCTGCTCATCATGTGTCATTCTTTAG